GCGCTCCACGCCCAGGAGGTCCAGGCCGCACAGCTCGCTGATGCGCAGGCCTCCGCCGTACAGCATCTCCAGGATGGCCTTGTCGCGCAGCCCCAGCACCGGCAGCGGGGACAGGGTCGACATGGTCGGGGAAGCCTGGGGGCTCCCCGAGCCTCGCAAGATTCGCGTCGCTCCGCGAGCCCGCCTACTTCGCGGGCGCCGGAGCGGGCGTGACTGGCACCACGGGAACGGCCCCCGCCGGCAGCTCGGTGGGCACCAGCTTGGGCAGGAGCACGCGGCAGGCGTCCTCGGACAGCCAGTGGTACGTGCACAGCCACTCCGTGACGGGCACGCGCACCTGCCAGCCCAGCACGAAGAGGATGAGCAGCGTGAGCCCCAGGCGGGCGCCCAGCGACATGCGCTCCGCCTCGTCGTCGTCCTGCGTGTGGCGCAGCGCCCCGCGCACCAGGTCCACGTGGTCCACGCGCGCGTTGCTCGGCAGCTTCGGCTTGCGGGTGATGAGCGTCGCCACGCCGCGCGTGAGCATCAACCGGTCATTGAGCGCCCAGCCGGAGCCTTCCAGCAGCAGCGCCAGGTTGCGCCTACGCAGCTTCAGCCAGCCCAGCAGACCCGCGGGCGCCATCACCACGATGGCCAGGATGGTCGCCGCGGTGATGACGTCCACCAGCGTGAGCGACTTCACCTGCGTGAGGATGAACGCCAACGAAGAGCCCAGCGCCGCGAACGCGATGCCGCCCGCCGCGAGCACGCCCGCGATGCCGCCTCCCGCCGGAGCCGCCGCGGGCGCCGCAGCGGCCGCCGGGGCCGCCGGGGGCGGAGGCGCCGTCACCGTCTGCTTGTAGCCGGACTCCAGCGACGCATCGAAGTCCTTCTCCCCGGACGCGGCCAGGCCCTCCACCTTGCTGGTGATGAACGCGCCGATGCGCATGAACGGCATGGTCATCGACTCCCAGAGCGACACGGGCTGCCGGATGACCTGCGTGACGATGGCGTCACTCTCCTTGCCGTCCACGTCGTAGAACACGCCGCGCTTGCCCACGACGAGCTCCGTGCTGCGGCCGGAGGTGACGGGCACCGCCACCTCGTAGCCGTCCGTCGCGTCGCGCGGCAGCACCTTCACGTAGAGGATGCAGGTGGTCCCCTGCCCCGTCAGCGCCGCGTGCGCCGCGCGGTCCGTCACCAGCACGGACAGCGTGTACTTGCGCCCCGCGAGGATCAGCGTGCCCCGCTCCATCAGCGCCCGCCGCTTGGGCAGGTACAGGTTGGGCATGCTGATGAAGTTGTTGGCGAACTGCAGCAGCCAGCGCTGGTACAGCACCAGCCGCTCCAGCTCCGCGATGACGTCCAGCGTGGGCTTGAGCGACAGGTCCTCGCGGCTCACCGCCTCCAGCGCGTCCAGCTCCTCGTCCGACACGGTGCCCAGCGTGTCCGCCACCGCGTGCAGCGGGCTCGCGTCGCGCTTCGCCTGCCAGGCGAGGATGGCCTCCGCCTTCGCGGACAGCTCGCGCCAGGCCGTGTCCGTCAGCTTCACGCCGTCGCCCAGCAGCGGCGTCGCCACCTCCTGGTGGAAGGCTTCCAGCTTCTCGTAGCCCGCGCCGCGGTACAGCCGCGCCCACACCAGCACGCCAGACGGATCCGGCGGCGCGATGGGCAGCTCGTTCGCGGCCTTCCCCATGGCGCCCAAATCACCCAGCGCGCCCTCCACGCGGTCCGCGCGCAGGCGCAGGCTGGCGGCGGCCTCCGGCTGCGCGGCCACCAGCCGGCACTGCACGAAATAGCCTTCCAGCAGCGGCGCCACGTCGTGCACGCGCTTCGCCTGCTCCAGGCTCGCCGTGCCCCAGGTGAACACGGAGTCCTTGCCACCCAGGTGCGCGAGCAGGGCCGCGCGCTCCTCGCGGAAGCGCTTCACCAGGCCCACGTCCACGCCCGCCAGGCCCGCGCGGTTCGTCACCTGCGGGAAGGCCGCGATGATGGACTGGGCCAGGGGTCGCAGCCGCTCCGGCAGCGACACAGGCGCGATGAGGCCGTCGCCGTTCTTGCCCGCGTCGCGCAGCGCCTTGTCGCTGGTGCGCAGCTGCTCCAGCGACAGCTTCGTGGTGTCCGGGGCGTTGAGCGTGCGCAGCACCAGCTCCGCCGCGGCCTTCAAGTTGTCCGCGGTGTCGGAGAGCGCCGAAAGCTCCAGCACGTCGCTGCCCGCGTCCGCGCCCTTGCGGTCCTTCAGCCGCGCCGCCGTCCAGTCCACCGCCGCGCGCAGCTCCTCCACGCGGATGCGCCGGTTGCCGTCCGCGTCCATCAGCGTGAGGAAGCGCGGATCACACGCGATGCCCTCCAGGGGGCACGCAAGCGCCATCCACTGAGTGGCGGGGATCCTCACCGCCTCGGTGAGGGTGTTGAAGTCAGGGATATCGACCTGGAGCGAGCCGCCGTAGCGGCGATAGACGAGCTGTGCCATTCGGCGCGCGAAGACAGCACACCCCGTCCGGGTGTGCACGCCTCAACATCACGCCGCGCCCGGGAAGGAAGGCCCGGGCGGCCTCCCTTCCCTGGGTCACCCGCTACTGCGCGGTGGCGACGGCGCTGTACACGCCGGGGTTCTGCCCCTGGCCGATGATGTAGACGGCCCGCGCGTCATCCTTGCCCGCGAAGTACACGGGCACCTGCACGCCCTGGTCGAGCGTCTTCCGCGCCCCCGACTTCACGTCGTAGACGGCCACGTCGTAGGTGTCCGAGTCCATGCGCGCGTACGTCGCGAGCACGCGAGCTCCGTCCTCGGAGATCTTGTAGCTGAAGATGCCCTGCATCCACGTCTTCGCCTCGGCCTGCTTCTCCTTCAGGTCCACGGCCTTGAAGTCGCACGCGCGGCCATTGCGGATGCAGTTGGTGCGGAACACCACCGCGCTGTTGTTCGGCGCGAAGCCGTAGCCGAACACGCCCGCCTGCACCTTCTCCGCCTTCTCCTGGCCCAGCGCGTACAGCATCAGGTCCACGGAGAACACCGGCTTCAGGAAGCGCGACAGGAACGCCACGTAGCGGCTGTCCGAGCCCCACACGAAGTTGGGCACGCGGTCCCCCACGCGCCTGGGCGCGCCGTCCGGCAGCGACGCCACGGCGAGGCCCCCCGCGCGCGACGGCTGGTCATACTTCTCCAGGAAGGCCACCGCCTTGGAGTCCGGCGCGAACGCCAGCTCCTCCACGGCCTCGCCCACCTTGCGCCCCGCGCCTCCGGACGCCGGGCCCACGTGCAGGTCGCCCAACTGCTCCGGCTTGCCGTTCTCCGTGCGCGCCAGCCACTGGCCATCCGGCGAGAAGCTGAAGTTCTTCGTGCCCGTGGCCAGCTTCGTGCCCTTCAGCGCGGGCAGGTCCGCCAGGTACAGGTCATACATCCCGCGCACGGCCTCGCTGCGCACCTGGTAGGCCACGTGCTTGCCGTCGGAGGACACCTGGTAGTCGCCCA
This DNA window, taken from Corallococcus coralloides DSM 2259, encodes the following:
- a CDS encoding PD40 domain-containing protein; amino-acid sequence: MKRTGMVGLVALLAVSGCKKGEDNAAPSQRSAAQGDTVRSAAKGTAVVGGQGQLLVPGRAADLRLSPDGQYASFLLNGQKPRLDGIPPQMLVGSLYVVPVTGGNVRALGDGVTNVPGSLLFTQDSKHLLYVTGYNPASQSGELNVLALADMAAAPVKLGTAVSYLLPSPDGVHVAFVDAGTLKLGKLPQGPFQDVAGEVSTAQFTPDGKTLLFKRRLSAAGGLAAVTVGSTEAPRKLADQVGDYQVSSDGKHVAYQVRSEAVRGMYDLYLADLPALKGTKLATGTKNFSFSPDGQWLARTENGKPEQLGDLHVGPASGGAGRKVGEAVEELAFAPDSKAVAFLEKYDQPSRAGGLAVASLPDGAPRRVGDRVPNFVWGSDSRYVAFLSRFLKPVFSVDLMLYALGQEKAEKVQAGVFGYGFAPNNSAVVFRTNCIRNGRACDFKAVDLKEKQAEAKTWMQGIFSYKISEDGARVLATYARMDSDTYDVAVYDVKSGARKTLDQGVQVPVYFAGKDDARAVYIIGQGQNPGVYSAVATAQ